One stretch of Apis cerana isolate GH-2021 linkage group LG8, AcerK_1.0, whole genome shotgun sequence DNA includes these proteins:
- the LOC107996474 gene encoding dynamin-like 120 kDa protein, mitochondrial isoform X4, whose translation MKQILCGKIGDRIVLISKTSRYPVPLFNTKNLTSGRMNKTCRPLLASPHIRYFGNPNRAYAMFIGRILKGALKIRYLLLGGAVGSGVTLQKKYEQWKEVMPDMSWLDDIFPNEQKWKDIRESLMVVKNIFPEKIEFDPRIKQLGEAKYREYKEWFNQRLDDAIKAAEVNQTQAETKQQVVNNTVAFARPLADDTIEEERKKAQKSQERLSAMQEEVMQIQSKYQRELERLERENKELRKQMLLRGNQKMSNKKIKKSLIDMYSDVLDELSDYDSAYSTADHLPRVVVVGDQSSGKTSVLEMIAQARIFPRGGGEMMTRAPVKVTLSEGPYHIAQFKDSSREFDLTKESELAELRREVELRMKNSVKNGKTVSQDVISMTVKGPGLQRMVLVDLPGIISTVTVDMAEDTREAIRQMTQQYMSNPNAIILCIQDGSVDAERSNVTDLVAQMDPSGKRTIFVLTKVDLAEENLANPERVRKILSGKLFPMKALGYFAVVTGRGRQDDTIQTIKDYEEKFFRNSKLFKDGLVMSGQVTTRNLSLAVAECFWKMVRETVEQQADAFKATRFNLETEWKNNFPRLRELDRDELFEKARGEILDEIVNLSQVSPRHWEEVLMVRIWDKVSMHVFENIYLPAAQSGSPSTFNTTVDIKLRQWAEQQLPARSVESGWECLQQEFQHFMNQAKLSPDHDDIFDNLKNAVVSEAMRRHFWEEKASEMLRVIQLNTLEDRSVNDKRDWDQAVRFLETSVKEKLQATEQILRDMLGPGRKERWLYWQNQSEEQQKRVAVKNELDKILYADKKHTPTLTQDELTTIRKNVQRNGLEIDNEFIRETWHPVYRRFFLQQSLARAYDCKKGYYLYHTGHESEMECNDVVLFWRIQQMLKVTANALRQQIMNREARRLDKEIKEVLEDYSQDSEIKQKLLTGRRVTLAEELKRVRQIQEKLEEFIQALNKEK comes from the exons atgaaacaaattctTTGCGGCAAAATAGG aGACAGGATTGTGCTGATTTCAAAGACATCACGATATCCTGTACCtctatttaatacaaaaaatttaacatcggGTAGAATGAATAAAACTTGTCGACCATTATTAGCATCACCACATATACGTTACTTTGGAAATCCCAATCGTGCATATGCAATGTTTattggaagaattttaaaaggagCATTGAAAATTCGATATCTTTTATTAGGTGGAGCAGTTGGTAGTGGAGTAACTTTGCAAAAg aaatatgaacAATGGAAGGAAGTTATGCCAGACATGAGCTGGTTAGATGATATATTTCCTAATGAACAAAAATGGAAAGATATTCGCGAATCTCTTATGGttgttaaaaacatttttccagaaaaaatagaatttg ATCCACGTATAAAGCAACTTGGGGAAGCTAAATATAGGGAATACAAAGAATGGTTTAATCAAAGACTGGATGATGCTATCAAGGCAGCTGAAGTTAATCAAACTCAAGCAG aAACAAAGCAGCAAGTGGTGAATAATACTGTAGCATTTGCACGACCATTAGCCGATGATACTATCGAAGAGGAACGTAAGAAAGCTC aaaagtcACAAGAACGATTGAGTGCTATGCAAGAGGAAGTAATGCAAATACAATCTAAATATCAACGTGAATTAGAACGattagagagagaaaataaagaactTCGAAAGCAAATGCTTCTACGTGGTAATCAAAAAATGAGcaacaagaaaataaag aaatctttAATTGATATGTATAGTGATGTCCTAGACGAACTTAGTGATTATGATAGTGCCTATTCAACAGCTGATCATTTACCAAGAGTGGTAGTAGTTGGTGATCAAAGTTCTGGTAAAACATCTGTGTTAGAAATGATTGCCCAAGCAAGAATATTTCCCag AGGAGGTGGTGAAATGATGACAAGAGCACCTGTTAAAGTCACTTTAAGTGAGGGTCCATATCATATAGCTCAATTTAAAGATAGTTCCAGAGAATTTGATTTGACAAAAGAGTCAGAATTAGCTGAATTAAGACGTGAAGTAGAATTACGTATGAAAAATAGTGTTAAGAATGGTAAAACTGTTAGCCAGGATGTAATTTCAATGACAGTAAAAGGACCAGGTCTTCAACGCATGGTTCTTGTTGATTTACCTGGTATAATTAGT aCAGTTACAGTTGACATGGCAGAAGATACACGTGAGGCTATTCGACAAATGACTCAACAATATATGAGCAATCCTAATGCCATTATTCTTTGTATCCAAGATGGCTCTGTGGATGCTGAAAGAAGTAATGTAACAGATCTTGTTGCTCAAATGGATCCTAGTGGCAAACGaactatttttgttttaactaAG GTAGATTTAGCAGAAGAAAATTTAGCTAATCCTGAACGTGTCCGCAAAATACTATCTGGCAAGTTATTTCCTATGAAAGCATTAGGTTATTTTGCTGTTGTTACTGGTCGAGGTAGACAGGATGATACTATACAAACAATCAAAgattacgaagaaaaatttttcagaaattctaAACTTTTCAA AGATGGTTTAGTTATGTCCGGTCAAGTTACGACGAGAAATTTGAGTCTTGCAGTTGCAGAATGCTTTTGGAAGATGGTTCGTGAAACTGTAGAACAACAAGCAGATGCATTTAAAGCTACTAGATTTAATCTTGAAacggaatggaaaaataatttcccaaG ATTAAGAGAATTGGACAGAGATGAACTTTTTGAAAAAGCAAGAGGAGAAATTTTAGATGAAATTGTAAATCTGTCCCAAGTTTCGCCTAGACATTGGGAAGAAGTGTTAATGGTCAGAATTTGGGACAAAGTTAGCATGCACGTATTTGAAAACATCTATTTACCCGCAGCTCAAAGCGGAAGTCCaa GCACATTTAATACTACCGTTGATATAAAACTTCGTCAGTGGGCTGAACAACAATTGCCAGCTCGAAGTGTCGAAAGCGGTTGGGAATGTTTACAACAagaatttcaacattttatgaACCAAGCAAAACTTAGTCCTGATCatgatgatatttttgataatttaaaaaatgcagtAGTCAGTGAAGCTATGAGACGACATTTTTGGGAAGAAAAA gcATCTGAAATGTTACGAGTTATTCAACTAAATACTTTAGAGGATAGAAGTGTAAATGATAAACGTGATTGGGATCAAGCAGTCCGTTTTCTAGAAACTTCGGTTAAAGAGAAATTGCAAGCTACAGAACAAATTTTACGAGATATGCTAGGTCCAGGTCGCAAGGAACGATGGCTGTACTGGCAAAATCAAAGTGAAGAACAACAGAAACGCGTAGCAGTGAAGAatgaattagataaaattctcTATGCAGATAAA aaacatACTCCTACCCTCACTCAAGATGAACTCACAACCATTAGAAAAAACGTGCAACGAAATGGTTTGGAAAtcgataatgaatttattcgagaaaCATGGCATCCGGTATACAGAAGATTTTTCTTGCAACAAAGTTTAGCTAGAGCATATGATTGTAAAAAGGgatattatctttatcataCTGGACATGAAAGTGAA atggaATGCAATGATGTTGTTTTATTTTGGAGAATCCAACAAATGCTTAAGGTTACTGCTAATGCACTTCGACAACAAATTATGAATCGAGAAGCTCGTAGattagataaagaaataaaggagGTATTAGAAGATTACAGTCAAGATagcgaaataaaacaaaaattattgactGGTAGACGTGTTACATTAGCTGAGGAATTAA AACGTGTAAgacaaattcaagaaaaattagaagaattcaTCCAagcattaaataaagaaaaatga
- the LOC107996474 gene encoding dynamin-like 120 kDa protein, mitochondrial isoform X2 → MKQILCGKIGDRIVLISKTSRYPVPLFNTKNLTSGRMNKTCRPLLASPHIRYFGNPNRAYAMFIGRILKGALKIRYLLLGGAVGSGVTLQKKYEQWKEVMPDMSWLDDIFPNEQKWKDIRESLMVVKNIFPEKIEFDPRIKQLGEAKYREYKEWFNQRLDDAIKAAEVNQTQAGIFDAISSIIYQLYSETKQQVVNNTVAFARPLADDTIEEERKKAQKSQERLSAMQEEVMQIQSKYQRELERLERENKELRKQMLLRGNQKMSNKKIKKSLIDMYSDVLDELSDYDSAYSTADHLPRVVVVGDQSSGKTSVLEMIAQARIFPRGGGEMMTRAPVKVTLSEGPYHIAQFKDSSREFDLTKESELAELRREVELRMKNSVKNGKTVSQDVISMTVKGPGLQRMVLVDLPGIISTVTVDMAEDTREAIRQMTQQYMSNPNAIILCIQDGSVDAERSNVTDLVAQMDPSGKRTIFVLTKVDLAEENLANPERVRKILSGKLFPMKALGYFAVVTGRGRQDDTIQTIKDYEEKFFRNSKLFKDGLVMSGQVTTRNLSLAVAECFWKMVRETVEQQADAFKATRFNLETEWKNNFPRLRELDRDELFEKARGEILDEIVNLSQVSPRHWEEVLMVRIWDKVSMHVFENIYLPAAQSGSPSTFNTTVDIKLRQWAEQQLPARSVESGWECLQQEFQHFMNQAKLSPDHDDIFDNLKNAVVSEAMRRHFWEEKASEMLRVIQLNTLEDRSVNDKRDWDQAVRFLETSVKEKLQATEQILRDMLGPGRKERWLYWQNQSEEQQKRVAVKNELDKILYADKKHTPTLTQDELTTIRKNVQRNGLEIDNEFIRETWHPVYRRFFLQQSLARAYDCKKGYYLYHTGHESEMECNDVVLFWRIQQMLKVTANALRQQIMNREARRLDKEIKEVLEDYSQDSEIKQKLLTGRRVTLAEELKRVRQIQEKLEEFIQALNKEK, encoded by the exons atgaaacaaattctTTGCGGCAAAATAGG aGACAGGATTGTGCTGATTTCAAAGACATCACGATATCCTGTACCtctatttaatacaaaaaatttaacatcggGTAGAATGAATAAAACTTGTCGACCATTATTAGCATCACCACATATACGTTACTTTGGAAATCCCAATCGTGCATATGCAATGTTTattggaagaattttaaaaggagCATTGAAAATTCGATATCTTTTATTAGGTGGAGCAGTTGGTAGTGGAGTAACTTTGCAAAAg aaatatgaacAATGGAAGGAAGTTATGCCAGACATGAGCTGGTTAGATGATATATTTCCTAATGAACAAAAATGGAAAGATATTCGCGAATCTCTTATGGttgttaaaaacatttttccagaaaaaatagaatttg ATCCACGTATAAAGCAACTTGGGGAAGCTAAATATAGGGAATACAAAGAATGGTTTAATCAAAGACTGGATGATGCTATCAAGGCAGCTGAAGTTAATCAAACTCAAGCAG GTATATTTGACGCAATCtcatcaataatatatcaactTTATTCAG aAACAAAGCAGCAAGTGGTGAATAATACTGTAGCATTTGCACGACCATTAGCCGATGATACTATCGAAGAGGAACGTAAGAAAGCTC aaaagtcACAAGAACGATTGAGTGCTATGCAAGAGGAAGTAATGCAAATACAATCTAAATATCAACGTGAATTAGAACGattagagagagaaaataaagaactTCGAAAGCAAATGCTTCTACGTGGTAATCAAAAAATGAGcaacaagaaaataaag aaatctttAATTGATATGTATAGTGATGTCCTAGACGAACTTAGTGATTATGATAGTGCCTATTCAACAGCTGATCATTTACCAAGAGTGGTAGTAGTTGGTGATCAAAGTTCTGGTAAAACATCTGTGTTAGAAATGATTGCCCAAGCAAGAATATTTCCCag AGGAGGTGGTGAAATGATGACAAGAGCACCTGTTAAAGTCACTTTAAGTGAGGGTCCATATCATATAGCTCAATTTAAAGATAGTTCCAGAGAATTTGATTTGACAAAAGAGTCAGAATTAGCTGAATTAAGACGTGAAGTAGAATTACGTATGAAAAATAGTGTTAAGAATGGTAAAACTGTTAGCCAGGATGTAATTTCAATGACAGTAAAAGGACCAGGTCTTCAACGCATGGTTCTTGTTGATTTACCTGGTATAATTAGT aCAGTTACAGTTGACATGGCAGAAGATACACGTGAGGCTATTCGACAAATGACTCAACAATATATGAGCAATCCTAATGCCATTATTCTTTGTATCCAAGATGGCTCTGTGGATGCTGAAAGAAGTAATGTAACAGATCTTGTTGCTCAAATGGATCCTAGTGGCAAACGaactatttttgttttaactaAG GTAGATTTAGCAGAAGAAAATTTAGCTAATCCTGAACGTGTCCGCAAAATACTATCTGGCAAGTTATTTCCTATGAAAGCATTAGGTTATTTTGCTGTTGTTACTGGTCGAGGTAGACAGGATGATACTATACAAACAATCAAAgattacgaagaaaaatttttcagaaattctaAACTTTTCAA AGATGGTTTAGTTATGTCCGGTCAAGTTACGACGAGAAATTTGAGTCTTGCAGTTGCAGAATGCTTTTGGAAGATGGTTCGTGAAACTGTAGAACAACAAGCAGATGCATTTAAAGCTACTAGATTTAATCTTGAAacggaatggaaaaataatttcccaaG ATTAAGAGAATTGGACAGAGATGAACTTTTTGAAAAAGCAAGAGGAGAAATTTTAGATGAAATTGTAAATCTGTCCCAAGTTTCGCCTAGACATTGGGAAGAAGTGTTAATGGTCAGAATTTGGGACAAAGTTAGCATGCACGTATTTGAAAACATCTATTTACCCGCAGCTCAAAGCGGAAGTCCaa GCACATTTAATACTACCGTTGATATAAAACTTCGTCAGTGGGCTGAACAACAATTGCCAGCTCGAAGTGTCGAAAGCGGTTGGGAATGTTTACAACAagaatttcaacattttatgaACCAAGCAAAACTTAGTCCTGATCatgatgatatttttgataatttaaaaaatgcagtAGTCAGTGAAGCTATGAGACGACATTTTTGGGAAGAAAAA gcATCTGAAATGTTACGAGTTATTCAACTAAATACTTTAGAGGATAGAAGTGTAAATGATAAACGTGATTGGGATCAAGCAGTCCGTTTTCTAGAAACTTCGGTTAAAGAGAAATTGCAAGCTACAGAACAAATTTTACGAGATATGCTAGGTCCAGGTCGCAAGGAACGATGGCTGTACTGGCAAAATCAAAGTGAAGAACAACAGAAACGCGTAGCAGTGAAGAatgaattagataaaattctcTATGCAGATAAA aaacatACTCCTACCCTCACTCAAGATGAACTCACAACCATTAGAAAAAACGTGCAACGAAATGGTTTGGAAAtcgataatgaatttattcgagaaaCATGGCATCCGGTATACAGAAGATTTTTCTTGCAACAAAGTTTAGCTAGAGCATATGATTGTAAAAAGGgatattatctttatcataCTGGACATGAAAGTGAA atggaATGCAATGATGTTGTTTTATTTTGGAGAATCCAACAAATGCTTAAGGTTACTGCTAATGCACTTCGACAACAAATTATGAATCGAGAAGCTCGTAGattagataaagaaataaaggagGTATTAGAAGATTACAGTCAAGATagcgaaataaaacaaaaattattgactGGTAGACGTGTTACATTAGCTGAGGAATTAA AACGTGTAAgacaaattcaagaaaaattagaagaattcaTCCAagcattaaataaagaaaaatga
- the LOC107996474 gene encoding dynamin-like 120 kDa protein, mitochondrial isoform X1, with the protein MKQILCGKIGDRIVLISKTSRYPVPLFNTKNLTSGRMNKTCRPLLASPHIRYFGNPNRAYAMFIGRILKGALKIRYLLLGGAVGSGVTLQKKYEQWKEVMPDMSWLDDIFPNEQKWKDIRESLMVVKNIFPEKIEFDPRIKQLGEAKYREYKEWFNQRLDDAIKAAEVNQTQAGLDISSNRIFDAISSIIYQLYSETKQQVVNNTVAFARPLADDTIEEERKKAQKSQERLSAMQEEVMQIQSKYQRELERLERENKELRKQMLLRGNQKMSNKKIKKSLIDMYSDVLDELSDYDSAYSTADHLPRVVVVGDQSSGKTSVLEMIAQARIFPRGGGEMMTRAPVKVTLSEGPYHIAQFKDSSREFDLTKESELAELRREVELRMKNSVKNGKTVSQDVISMTVKGPGLQRMVLVDLPGIISTVTVDMAEDTREAIRQMTQQYMSNPNAIILCIQDGSVDAERSNVTDLVAQMDPSGKRTIFVLTKVDLAEENLANPERVRKILSGKLFPMKALGYFAVVTGRGRQDDTIQTIKDYEEKFFRNSKLFKDGLVMSGQVTTRNLSLAVAECFWKMVRETVEQQADAFKATRFNLETEWKNNFPRLRELDRDELFEKARGEILDEIVNLSQVSPRHWEEVLMVRIWDKVSMHVFENIYLPAAQSGSPSTFNTTVDIKLRQWAEQQLPARSVESGWECLQQEFQHFMNQAKLSPDHDDIFDNLKNAVVSEAMRRHFWEEKASEMLRVIQLNTLEDRSVNDKRDWDQAVRFLETSVKEKLQATEQILRDMLGPGRKERWLYWQNQSEEQQKRVAVKNELDKILYADKKHTPTLTQDELTTIRKNVQRNGLEIDNEFIRETWHPVYRRFFLQQSLARAYDCKKGYYLYHTGHESEMECNDVVLFWRIQQMLKVTANALRQQIMNREARRLDKEIKEVLEDYSQDSEIKQKLLTGRRVTLAEELKRVRQIQEKLEEFIQALNKEK; encoded by the exons atgaaacaaattctTTGCGGCAAAATAGG aGACAGGATTGTGCTGATTTCAAAGACATCACGATATCCTGTACCtctatttaatacaaaaaatttaacatcggGTAGAATGAATAAAACTTGTCGACCATTATTAGCATCACCACATATACGTTACTTTGGAAATCCCAATCGTGCATATGCAATGTTTattggaagaattttaaaaggagCATTGAAAATTCGATATCTTTTATTAGGTGGAGCAGTTGGTAGTGGAGTAACTTTGCAAAAg aaatatgaacAATGGAAGGAAGTTATGCCAGACATGAGCTGGTTAGATGATATATTTCCTAATGAACAAAAATGGAAAGATATTCGCGAATCTCTTATGGttgttaaaaacatttttccagaaaaaatagaatttg ATCCACGTATAAAGCAACTTGGGGAAGCTAAATATAGGGAATACAAAGAATGGTTTAATCAAAGACTGGATGATGCTATCAAGGCAGCTGAAGTTAATCAAACTCAAGCAGGTCTGGATATTTCCTCTAATC GTATATTTGACGCAATCtcatcaataatatatcaactTTATTCAG aAACAAAGCAGCAAGTGGTGAATAATACTGTAGCATTTGCACGACCATTAGCCGATGATACTATCGAAGAGGAACGTAAGAAAGCTC aaaagtcACAAGAACGATTGAGTGCTATGCAAGAGGAAGTAATGCAAATACAATCTAAATATCAACGTGAATTAGAACGattagagagagaaaataaagaactTCGAAAGCAAATGCTTCTACGTGGTAATCAAAAAATGAGcaacaagaaaataaag aaatctttAATTGATATGTATAGTGATGTCCTAGACGAACTTAGTGATTATGATAGTGCCTATTCAACAGCTGATCATTTACCAAGAGTGGTAGTAGTTGGTGATCAAAGTTCTGGTAAAACATCTGTGTTAGAAATGATTGCCCAAGCAAGAATATTTCCCag AGGAGGTGGTGAAATGATGACAAGAGCACCTGTTAAAGTCACTTTAAGTGAGGGTCCATATCATATAGCTCAATTTAAAGATAGTTCCAGAGAATTTGATTTGACAAAAGAGTCAGAATTAGCTGAATTAAGACGTGAAGTAGAATTACGTATGAAAAATAGTGTTAAGAATGGTAAAACTGTTAGCCAGGATGTAATTTCAATGACAGTAAAAGGACCAGGTCTTCAACGCATGGTTCTTGTTGATTTACCTGGTATAATTAGT aCAGTTACAGTTGACATGGCAGAAGATACACGTGAGGCTATTCGACAAATGACTCAACAATATATGAGCAATCCTAATGCCATTATTCTTTGTATCCAAGATGGCTCTGTGGATGCTGAAAGAAGTAATGTAACAGATCTTGTTGCTCAAATGGATCCTAGTGGCAAACGaactatttttgttttaactaAG GTAGATTTAGCAGAAGAAAATTTAGCTAATCCTGAACGTGTCCGCAAAATACTATCTGGCAAGTTATTTCCTATGAAAGCATTAGGTTATTTTGCTGTTGTTACTGGTCGAGGTAGACAGGATGATACTATACAAACAATCAAAgattacgaagaaaaatttttcagaaattctaAACTTTTCAA AGATGGTTTAGTTATGTCCGGTCAAGTTACGACGAGAAATTTGAGTCTTGCAGTTGCAGAATGCTTTTGGAAGATGGTTCGTGAAACTGTAGAACAACAAGCAGATGCATTTAAAGCTACTAGATTTAATCTTGAAacggaatggaaaaataatttcccaaG ATTAAGAGAATTGGACAGAGATGAACTTTTTGAAAAAGCAAGAGGAGAAATTTTAGATGAAATTGTAAATCTGTCCCAAGTTTCGCCTAGACATTGGGAAGAAGTGTTAATGGTCAGAATTTGGGACAAAGTTAGCATGCACGTATTTGAAAACATCTATTTACCCGCAGCTCAAAGCGGAAGTCCaa GCACATTTAATACTACCGTTGATATAAAACTTCGTCAGTGGGCTGAACAACAATTGCCAGCTCGAAGTGTCGAAAGCGGTTGGGAATGTTTACAACAagaatttcaacattttatgaACCAAGCAAAACTTAGTCCTGATCatgatgatatttttgataatttaaaaaatgcagtAGTCAGTGAAGCTATGAGACGACATTTTTGGGAAGAAAAA gcATCTGAAATGTTACGAGTTATTCAACTAAATACTTTAGAGGATAGAAGTGTAAATGATAAACGTGATTGGGATCAAGCAGTCCGTTTTCTAGAAACTTCGGTTAAAGAGAAATTGCAAGCTACAGAACAAATTTTACGAGATATGCTAGGTCCAGGTCGCAAGGAACGATGGCTGTACTGGCAAAATCAAAGTGAAGAACAACAGAAACGCGTAGCAGTGAAGAatgaattagataaaattctcTATGCAGATAAA aaacatACTCCTACCCTCACTCAAGATGAACTCACAACCATTAGAAAAAACGTGCAACGAAATGGTTTGGAAAtcgataatgaatttattcgagaaaCATGGCATCCGGTATACAGAAGATTTTTCTTGCAACAAAGTTTAGCTAGAGCATATGATTGTAAAAAGGgatattatctttatcataCTGGACATGAAAGTGAA atggaATGCAATGATGTTGTTTTATTTTGGAGAATCCAACAAATGCTTAAGGTTACTGCTAATGCACTTCGACAACAAATTATGAATCGAGAAGCTCGTAGattagataaagaaataaaggagGTATTAGAAGATTACAGTCAAGATagcgaaataaaacaaaaattattgactGGTAGACGTGTTACATTAGCTGAGGAATTAA AACGTGTAAgacaaattcaagaaaaattagaagaattcaTCCAagcattaaataaagaaaaatga